The Spirosoma foliorum genome has a window encoding:
- a CDS encoding DegT/DnrJ/EryC1/StrS family aminotransferase — protein MIPFLDLTHVNKPHQLAIQAAAERVIASGWYILGREVETFERQFANYCQTKHCIGVANGLDALTLVLKAWDFPAGSEVIIASNAYIASVLSITHAGLTPVFVEPDPQTYLLDPAKIEPAITGKTKAILPVHLYGRCCDMGPINSLAQRYQLKVLEDAAQAHGATYAGKQAGNLGDAAGWSFYPSKNLGALGDAGAITTNDDALAEQLRAWRNYGSAQKYITDYRGHNSRLDELQAAILSAKLQYLDRENSRRRTIASFYLEGIRNTDILLPPADQLDQDVWHLFVIRHPRRDNLRTYLRDRGIGTDVHYPIPPHHQKAYESYAHLSLPISEQLHKEVLSLPLNPALTDTDVAYIIDAINKF, from the coding sequence ATGATTCCTTTTTTGGATCTTACGCATGTAAATAAACCTCATCAGTTGGCTATTCAAGCGGCTGCTGAGCGAGTTATAGCGTCGGGTTGGTATATTTTAGGGCGTGAAGTCGAGACATTCGAACGTCAGTTTGCCAATTACTGTCAAACAAAACACTGCATTGGCGTTGCCAACGGGCTCGATGCGCTGACATTGGTGCTGAAAGCGTGGGATTTTCCGGCGGGTAGCGAAGTGATCATCGCATCAAATGCGTATATCGCGTCGGTACTTAGTATTACGCATGCCGGGCTGACGCCTGTATTCGTAGAGCCCGACCCGCAAACTTACCTGCTCGATCCGGCCAAAATTGAACCCGCCATAACGGGAAAGACGAAGGCTATTCTGCCGGTTCATTTATACGGCCGTTGTTGTGACATGGGGCCAATCAATTCACTGGCGCAACGGTATCAACTCAAGGTGCTCGAAGATGCGGCCCAGGCGCATGGGGCTACGTATGCTGGTAAGCAGGCGGGTAATCTCGGCGATGCTGCTGGCTGGAGTTTTTACCCGAGTAAAAACCTGGGTGCGTTAGGCGATGCTGGAGCTATTACCACGAACGACGACGCATTGGCCGAGCAGCTTCGGGCCTGGCGAAACTATGGCTCCGCACAGAAATACATCACCGATTATAGAGGCCATAATAGTCGATTAGACGAACTACAGGCTGCCATACTTTCGGCGAAACTGCAATATCTCGACCGTGAAAATTCCCGTAGGCGAACCATAGCCAGCTTTTACCTGGAGGGTATTCGAAACACCGATATACTGCTACCTCCGGCCGATCAGCTTGATCAGGATGTCTGGCATTTATTTGTGATTCGACACCCTCGGCGTGACAATTTACGAACCTACCTGCGTGATCGGGGTATTGGTACAGATGTCCATTATCCGATTCCTCCGCATCATCAGAAAGCTTATGAATCGTACGCGCATTTGTCGCTCCCAATTTCCGAGCAACTGCACAAGGAGGTCCTCAGTTTACCGCTTAACCCGGCCCTAACTGACACCGATGTGGCTTATATTATTGATGCGATTAATAAATTTTAA
- the rny gene encoding ribonuclease Y, which yields MDIWLTILATLVGGGIGIVIGRQMMATVRGKHEKEAEEKAASILKNAELQAETIKKERMLEAKEKYLKLKTEFEETTNQKRNLLLQNESKLKQREQQLAQQADQQRNREGELNQQRNELGQQKNSLSQQIEALNKRREDVDRRQQEADRMLADQVAQLEKIAGLSADQAREQLIDTLKAEAETRASSYIKNIVEEAKLTATKEAKKVVIETIQRTATEHAIENCVSVFNIESDDVKGKVIGREGRNIRALEAATGVEIIVDDTPEAIIISGFDPVRREIARLSLHRLVQDGRIHPARIEEIVAKTRKNIEDEIVEIGERTVIDLGIHGLHPELIKMVGRMRFRSSYGQNLLQHSREVAKLCATMAAELGLNAKLAKRAGLLHDIGKVWPEEAELPHAILGMELAKKYKENPEVINAIGAHHDEIEMTSMISPIVQVCDAVSGSRPGARREMMESYIKRLKELEELAGNFPGVTKCYAIQAGRELRIMVDADHVSDERAGVLSYEISQKIEKEMQYPGQIKVTVIREMRAVAYAK from the coding sequence ATGGACATTTGGTTAACAATTCTTGCTACCCTCGTAGGGGGTGGTATTGGCATAGTGATTGGCCGTCAGATGATGGCAACGGTTCGTGGAAAGCACGAAAAAGAAGCGGAAGAGAAAGCAGCATCCATTTTAAAAAATGCTGAATTACAGGCCGAAACGATTAAGAAAGAACGAATGCTGGAGGCTAAAGAGAAATATCTGAAGCTGAAAACAGAGTTTGAAGAAACAACCAATCAGAAGCGAAATCTACTTTTACAAAACGAGAGTAAGCTCAAACAACGGGAACAACAGCTCGCTCAACAGGCCGATCAGCAACGCAATCGTGAAGGAGAATTAAATCAGCAACGCAACGAGCTGGGTCAGCAGAAAAATAGCCTTTCGCAGCAAATAGAAGCCCTCAATAAGCGCCGTGAAGACGTTGATCGTCGACAACAGGAAGCCGATCGCATGCTGGCCGATCAGGTAGCTCAACTCGAAAAAATTGCTGGTCTTTCAGCCGATCAGGCCCGGGAGCAACTAATTGATACCCTCAAAGCTGAGGCTGAAACCCGTGCTTCCTCCTACATCAAAAATATCGTTGAAGAAGCCAAATTGACTGCCACGAAGGAGGCCAAGAAGGTCGTCATCGAAACCATTCAGCGCACCGCTACCGAACATGCCATTGAGAACTGTGTGTCGGTTTTTAACATCGAATCGGATGATGTTAAAGGTAAAGTAATCGGTCGTGAAGGCCGTAATATCCGCGCTTTAGAAGCAGCCACTGGTGTCGAAATTATTGTTGATGATACGCCCGAAGCCATCATCATTTCGGGCTTTGACCCTGTCCGACGGGAGATTGCCCGCCTATCTTTACACCGTCTGGTACAGGATGGTCGTATTCACCCCGCCCGTATTGAAGAGATTGTAGCCAAGACTCGCAAGAACATCGAAGATGAAATTGTGGAGATTGGCGAGCGCACAGTTATCGATCTTGGTATCCACGGACTCCATCCCGAACTGATTAAAATGGTAGGCCGGATGCGTTTCCGGTCCAGCTACGGCCAGAATCTGCTCCAGCACTCGCGTGAAGTAGCCAAGCTTTGCGCCACAATGGCTGCCGAGTTAGGGCTGAATGCGAAATTAGCCAAACGCGCAGGCTTGCTCCACGATATCGGCAAAGTATGGCCCGAAGAAGCCGAACTCCCCCACGCTATTCTGGGCATGGAATTGGCAAAAAAATACAAGGAAAATCCCGAAGTCATTAACGCCATTGGTGCTCACCACGACGAAATTGAGATGACCAGCATGATTTCGCCAATCGTTCAGGTTTGCGATGCCGTATCTGGCTCGCGTCCGGGTGCCCGTCGCGAAATGATGGAGTCGTATATCAAACGCCTGAAAGAACTTGAAGAATTGGCGGGCAACTTCCCCGGCGTTACCAAATGCTACGCTATTCAGGCGGGTCGTGAACTGCGAATTATGGTAGATGCCGACCACGTTTCTGACGAACGTGCCGGAGTTCTTTCGTACGAAATCTCACAGAAAATCGAGAAAGAAATGCAGTATCCGGGTCAAATTAAAGTGACCGTTATTCGGGAAATGCGGGCCGTGGCTTACGCGAAGTAA
- a CDS encoding PASTA domain-containing protein, with translation MTKISTRSFSDLLINVGIIAALMAVLFLAFFFVYLPFTTNHGQTITVPDVTKLSFDEMQNLLEDRDLRYEVSDCTFVAGAQPLTVIQQYPRANAKVKEGRKIYVTLVKRVAPMVAMPQLESLTFRSAELNLQSLGLAIGERIYVPDVAKNAVLRQLYNGKQIAPGTPVPKGAKIDLEIGDGLGSTMFEIPNVVGLPLDEAEAAIRGSNLKVGTKISVDDPEKEVGTVVKQRPEARSGERIRVGETMDLWIVGPIEPDQ, from the coding sequence ATGACTAAAATCAGCACCCGCTCCTTTTCTGACCTGCTGATTAACGTTGGCATTATTGCGGCCCTGATGGCTGTTTTGTTTCTGGCCTTCTTCTTTGTGTATCTGCCTTTTACGACCAACCACGGGCAAACGATCACCGTGCCGGATGTTACAAAACTGAGCTTTGATGAGATGCAAAACCTTCTGGAAGATCGCGATCTTCGGTACGAAGTCAGTGACTGCACGTTTGTGGCGGGAGCACAGCCGCTGACGGTCATTCAACAGTATCCTCGGGCTAACGCCAAAGTGAAAGAAGGCCGTAAAATCTATGTGACACTCGTAAAACGGGTGGCGCCTATGGTGGCAATGCCGCAGTTAGAGAGCCTGACCTTTCGTAGCGCAGAACTGAATTTACAATCGCTGGGATTAGCCATAGGCGAACGAATTTATGTGCCCGATGTCGCCAAAAATGCGGTGCTTCGGCAATTGTACAACGGTAAACAAATTGCCCCCGGAACCCCCGTTCCGAAAGGAGCTAAGATTGATCTTGAAATTGGTGATGGGCTTGGAAGTACGATGTTTGAGATTCCAAACGTTGTAGGATTACCCCTCGACGAAGCGGAAGCGGCTATTCGTGGTTCTAATTTGAAAGTTGGCACGAAAATTTCCGTTGATGATCCAGAGAAGGAAGTTGGAACTGTTGTGAAACAGCGACCCGAAGCCCGATCTGGCGAACGTATCCGCGTTGGTGAAACAATGGATTTGTGGATCGTGGGGCCAATTGAGCCAGACCAATAA
- a CDS encoding cell division protein ZapA, with protein sequence MEELPIRVKIADRVYKLYVEPEAEAVVREAAKLIQEELKQYREKGFAETQEALAMIAFDCLVTKLRGERQMQRLQQMVFDKITQLDQVVTPVITG encoded by the coding sequence ATGGAAGAACTGCCAATTCGCGTAAAAATTGCCGACCGTGTCTACAAATTGTATGTAGAGCCGGAAGCAGAAGCCGTTGTGCGCGAAGCCGCCAAGCTGATTCAGGAGGAACTGAAGCAATACCGGGAAAAGGGCTTTGCTGAAACGCAGGAAGCTCTGGCAATGATAGCCTTCGACTGCTTGGTTACCAAGCTCAGAGGAGAACGACAGATGCAGCGATTACAACAAATGGTGTTTGACAAAATAACTCAATTAGACCAGGTCGTCACGCCGGTCATTACGGGTTGA
- a CDS encoding glycosyltransferase family 2 protein: MNLSVVIPVYNSERTIGPLVDRLQACLAGQVFDIVLVNDGSADGSEMICQQLETRFANVKFVSLRRNFGEFNAVLCGLNHANGQYVVIIDDDFQNPPEAILTLVAHAEANGHDVVYSHYAQKQHHWFRNLGSWLVNTLTTYSIGKPRNLYLSSFKLIRSEVVAEIIRYRGPYPYIDGLIFRVTRNVGSVEVPHNARAEGRSSYTFRKLVGLTLNVFIGYSLWPIRVFTVFGLVLFGLGLLAGLALLIGWLVSAFILPGWSIVLWGIVTGLGLQLLFLGVLGEYLGKLFMAYSGLPPYVEKKQAVATPSAPNPLALSPKL, from the coding sequence ATGAACTTGTCTGTTGTCATTCCCGTCTATAACAGTGAACGAACGATTGGTCCGTTGGTTGATCGATTGCAGGCGTGTTTGGCTGGCCAGGTATTTGATATTGTACTGGTCAATGATGGCAGTGCCGACGGTTCAGAGATGATTTGTCAACAGCTGGAGACCAGATTTGCGAATGTTAAGTTTGTGTCGCTCCGTCGAAATTTTGGCGAGTTTAATGCCGTTTTGTGTGGACTCAATCATGCAAATGGTCAATACGTAGTTATCATCGACGATGATTTTCAGAATCCACCCGAAGCGATCCTGACGCTTGTTGCCCATGCTGAAGCGAATGGGCACGATGTAGTTTACAGTCACTATGCGCAAAAGCAGCATCATTGGTTTAGGAATCTGGGAAGTTGGTTGGTTAACACGTTAACCACTTATTCGATTGGTAAACCCCGAAATCTGTATTTATCGAGTTTTAAGTTGATTCGGAGTGAGGTGGTTGCGGAAATTATTCGTTATCGCGGCCCGTACCCCTACATTGACGGCCTTATTTTTCGGGTGACGCGCAACGTTGGCAGCGTTGAGGTACCGCATAACGCCCGTGCTGAAGGACGCTCAAGCTATACCTTTCGAAAATTAGTTGGCTTAACCCTAAATGTATTCATTGGGTATTCTCTGTGGCCAATTCGCGTGTTTACGGTGTTTGGCCTAGTTCTATTTGGTTTGGGTTTACTTGCGGGTCTGGCCTTGTTGATAGGTTGGCTAGTCAGTGCATTCATTCTACCAGGATGGAGTATTGTACTATGGGGCATTGTCACCGGACTGGGTTTGCAACTGCTTTTTCTGGGTGTATTGGGCGAATATCTTGGCAAACTATTCATGGCTTATAGTGGGTTGCCGCCCTATGTAGAAAAAAAGCAAGCTGTGGCAACGCCCTCTGCCCCGAACCCCTTGGCCCTATCTCCTAAACTATGA
- the miaA gene encoding tRNA (adenosine(37)-N6)-dimethylallyltransferase MiaA, giving the protein MKTLLVIAGPTAVGKTALCVQLAKTLQTDVVSADSRQLYRELSIGTAKPTPEEMGGVRHHFINSHSIVDPVNAGRYERECLALLNELFQETDVVILSGGTGLYINAVCFGLDDIPSVEPALREHLFNRLQQEGLAVLQEELRELDPVYAQTADLQNPIRVTRALEVCLTTGLPYSSFRRQQPTERPFRSVLIALERPREELYTRIDTRMDAMLAAGLIDEVASLVPYRHLPALQTVGYQEVFPYLDGQYDYEEMVRLLKRNSRRYAKRQLTWFRNQGNYQWVSPSDEKEILSYV; this is encoded by the coding sequence TTGAAAACACTGCTCGTTATAGCTGGCCCTACAGCTGTTGGTAAAACCGCTTTATGTGTTCAATTGGCTAAGACCCTTCAGACCGATGTGGTTTCGGCTGATTCCAGGCAACTCTACCGTGAGCTCAGCATTGGTACCGCAAAACCCACTCCTGAAGAGATGGGCGGAGTACGCCATCATTTCATCAATTCGCATTCCATTGTCGATCCGGTTAATGCCGGACGGTACGAACGCGAATGCCTTGCTTTGCTAAACGAATTATTTCAGGAAACAGACGTCGTTATTTTATCGGGAGGTACAGGTCTGTATATCAATGCTGTTTGCTTTGGCCTTGATGATATTCCGTCTGTCGAACCCGCCCTTCGCGAACATTTATTCAATCGACTACAACAGGAAGGATTAGCTGTACTACAGGAAGAATTACGAGAACTTGACCCCGTATATGCCCAAACGGCAGATTTACAGAATCCAATTCGCGTGACACGGGCGCTTGAAGTTTGCTTAACAACTGGGCTACCTTATTCGTCATTTCGTCGGCAACAACCTACCGAACGGCCTTTCCGATCCGTACTGATTGCCCTTGAGCGGCCACGTGAAGAGTTGTATACGCGAATTGATACCCGAATGGACGCTATGCTTGCGGCAGGTCTGATTGATGAAGTAGCCTCCCTTGTACCTTATCGCCATTTACCGGCGCTTCAGACCGTTGGCTATCAGGAAGTTTTCCCGTATCTGGACGGCCAATATGATTACGAGGAGATGGTCCGCCTGCTGAAACGCAACTCTCGGCGTTATGCCAAACGACAGCTAACCTGGTTCCGTAATCAGGGAAATTATCAATGGGTTAGCCCTAGTGATGAGAAAGAAATACTTAGCTATGTATGA
- a CDS encoding DUF1684 domain-containing protein — protein sequence MLKNKFFLTGLFLVVLIALYYSFFDGGSITSADGLDESIKPETYRQQIDAERTKKDQFFRTDGESPIKDKAAFTGLRYFAPDPTYRVIARLEPFADKTQKLVVHMSDGKEEVYDKFAHAVFSLNGETCRLLIVKLENTYSILFRDATSAKETYGGGRYLELNPNQMSANRAILDFNSAYNPYCAYNPEYSCPLPPAENTLPIAIKSGEKYVTHE from the coding sequence ATGTTAAAAAATAAGTTTTTCCTTACAGGGCTCTTTCTGGTTGTTCTCATTGCGCTATACTATAGTTTTTTTGATGGGGGAAGTATTACCTCTGCCGATGGGTTAGATGAGTCCATTAAGCCCGAGACATACCGCCAGCAAATTGATGCTGAACGTACCAAGAAAGATCAGTTCTTCCGTACCGATGGCGAATCACCTATTAAAGACAAAGCAGCTTTTACGGGTCTGCGCTATTTTGCTCCTGACCCAACCTATCGGGTTATAGCCCGGTTAGAGCCATTCGCCGATAAAACGCAGAAGCTTGTGGTTCACATGAGCGACGGGAAAGAAGAGGTTTACGACAAATTCGCGCATGCTGTCTTTAGCTTGAATGGAGAAACCTGTAGGTTGCTAATCGTAAAACTCGAGAATACCTATTCGATTCTGTTTAGGGATGCTACTTCTGCCAAAGAGACCTATGGGGGTGGTCGCTATCTGGAATTAAATCCGAATCAAATGAGCGCGAATCGGGCTATTTTGGATTTCAACTCGGCTTATAATCCCTATTGCGCCTACAATCCAGAATACTCCTGCCCCCTCCCTCCTGCCGAAAACACGCTCCCCATTGCCATTAAATCAGGGGAAAAATATGTGACACATGAATAG
- a CDS encoding rhodanese-like domain-containing protein: MDITVQELKERLDKGEKLNLFDVREPDEYEDDNIGATLIPLGDLPYRLDELDGLQDEEVIVHCRSGKRSGMAQQILEQNGFNNVRNVIGGMLAYRAQ; this comes from the coding sequence ATGGACATTACCGTACAGGAGTTAAAAGAACGACTCGACAAAGGAGAGAAGTTAAATCTGTTTGACGTTCGCGAACCCGACGAATATGAGGACGACAACATTGGCGCAACGCTTATTCCGTTGGGCGATTTACCATATCGCTTAGATGAACTCGATGGTTTGCAGGATGAAGAAGTAATTGTGCATTGCCGGTCTGGAAAACGGAGTGGTATGGCACAACAGATTCTGGAACAGAATGGCTTTAATAATGTTCGCAATGTAATTGGCGGAATGCTGGCCTACCGAGCACAGTAA
- a CDS encoding T9SS type A sorting domain-containing protein, translating to MGIALLNQSHTGIVQRLLRSFLLIICTLQTLVTSAQTSLQLPFFDDFATQAARAGSEVPDPARWVPGKGVYINNTMAIDQPTINVATFDGLKDNGQPYVSNDPLNQGYTDTLQSKPINLAGLSAASGVYLTFYWQAKGLGELPDPGDTLSTPQGSPPILLPGDSLLLQFKDVNGVWKTVWGKVGGNADSTFNWASVQLTDAAYFYDGFTFQFCSYGRRSGPFDTWNVDYVYLDKNRNPSSPFFKSMIDVATQKLLTPLLRRYTAMPMSQYKVNGASAKELADTVRFVIRNLIEAPNPISSRFRVRDEISGSVLQDTVTVPISVLGLQQRNVHPYFRNKVDITKEKAVLRYELDLETSDDQNVIFQRDPKTLLRNDTISAVAALDNYYAYDDGAWEYAQQIRQREQIAVRFILNKPDTVGSVRACIVPFTTNQNGQPFVLTVYANQNGKPGIALYQQSFSMQYPTTRNGFVDYKFTRGVIVKDTFYVGYQQISSSDTTLLRLGFDKNSPFGENIFYNGGTNWEQNLQKAAPGATASALQVQGAFMLRPVMGGKLAVVTATEPEAVVPLRTYPNPTTGVIQWDDPRLTRIEVLNTMGRLVHALEPERGQQTLDLSYLPDGLYLIRLFAKQQTTVQKLIIQH from the coding sequence ATGGGAATTGCTTTACTTAATCAATCGCACACAGGAATTGTTCAACGGCTTTTGCGTAGCTTTTTGCTGATTATCTGTACTTTACAGACGTTAGTGACAAGCGCGCAAACGTCCTTGCAACTGCCATTTTTTGATGATTTTGCCACCCAGGCAGCTCGAGCTGGTTCTGAAGTTCCCGATCCTGCGCGCTGGGTACCGGGTAAGGGCGTATACATCAATAATACAATGGCGATCGATCAGCCTACTATCAATGTGGCAACATTTGATGGGCTTAAGGACAATGGACAGCCTTATGTTAGTAACGACCCGTTGAACCAGGGATACACCGATACGCTTCAATCGAAACCAATTAATCTGGCAGGCTTATCGGCAGCGAGTGGTGTATATCTCACTTTTTATTGGCAGGCCAAAGGGCTTGGGGAGTTACCCGATCCTGGCGATACACTGTCTACACCACAAGGAAGCCCCCCAATTCTTCTGCCCGGCGATTCCCTTTTACTCCAATTTAAGGATGTAAACGGTGTCTGGAAAACGGTGTGGGGAAAAGTGGGTGGCAATGCCGATAGCACGTTTAACTGGGCGTCTGTTCAACTTACTGATGCTGCTTATTTCTATGATGGCTTCACGTTTCAGTTCTGCTCCTATGGTCGACGCTCCGGCCCATTCGATACCTGGAATGTTGACTATGTTTATCTGGATAAAAACAGAAATCCCAGTAGTCCCTTTTTTAAATCGATGATCGACGTGGCCACTCAAAAGCTACTTACCCCACTTTTGAGACGCTATACGGCTATGCCGATGTCGCAGTATAAAGTAAACGGCGCTAGCGCAAAGGAGCTTGCCGATACGGTTCGATTTGTAATCAGAAACTTGATCGAAGCCCCTAACCCAATTTCGTCTCGCTTCAGAGTCCGTGATGAAATATCGGGGAGTGTATTACAGGATACCGTAACCGTTCCTATATCCGTACTTGGTTTGCAGCAGAGAAATGTACATCCATACTTCAGGAACAAAGTTGATATTACAAAAGAAAAAGCGGTGTTACGCTACGAGCTAGATCTGGAAACGAGTGATGACCAGAATGTAATTTTTCAGCGTGATCCAAAGACGCTTCTGCGGAATGATACGATCTCAGCCGTAGCGGCCCTCGACAATTACTACGCCTACGATGATGGCGCCTGGGAGTATGCGCAGCAAATCAGGCAGCGCGAACAGATTGCCGTGCGTTTTATTCTGAACAAGCCCGATACCGTTGGGAGCGTTCGGGCGTGTATTGTTCCGTTTACGACGAATCAGAATGGGCAACCTTTTGTGCTTACGGTGTATGCGAATCAGAATGGTAAGCCAGGTATTGCCCTGTACCAACAGTCGTTTTCGATGCAGTATCCTACCACGCGTAATGGATTCGTAGATTATAAATTTACCCGGGGTGTCATCGTAAAGGATACGTTTTACGTTGGATACCAGCAAATTAGTAGTAGCGATACCACACTTTTGCGGTTAGGATTTGATAAGAATAGCCCGTTTGGTGAAAACATTTTCTACAACGGCGGAACGAACTGGGAGCAGAATTTGCAAAAAGCAGCTCCGGGTGCTACCGCTTCTGCCTTACAAGTGCAGGGCGCCTTTATGCTCAGGCCCGTAATGGGTGGGAAGCTGGCTGTTGTAACGGCCACCGAACCGGAAGCTGTGGTTCCCCTTCGAACGTATCCGAATCCAACAACGGGCGTTATTCAGTGGGACGACCCACGCTTAACTCGTATAGAGGTGTTAAATACGATGGGCAGGCTGGTGCATGCGCTTGAACCAGAACGCGGGCAGCAAACGTTAGACTTGAGTTATCTGCCCGATGGCCTGTATTTAATTCGGCTTTTTGCCAAACAGCAGACAACCGTGCAAAAATTAATCATTCAACATTAA
- a CDS encoding riboflavin synthase, whose protein sequence is MFTGIVETTGRVSAIEAEGTNLTFRIESAMASELKIDQSVSHNGVCLTVTSVSDGSYTVTAVDETLKKTNLGKIKTGDRVNLERCMPANGRFDGHIVQGHVDQTGICTNVQDLNGSWLFDFRYEPDTAGNVTVEKGSICINGVSLTVFNSQTDQFRVTIIPYTHEHTTFSDLKVGDVVNLEFDIIGKYIKKMLGGYQ, encoded by the coding sequence ATGTTTACTGGTATTGTTGAAACAACTGGCCGTGTATCGGCAATTGAAGCAGAAGGTACAAACCTGACTTTTCGTATTGAATCGGCGATGGCTTCTGAGTTAAAAATTGATCAAAGCGTAAGCCATAATGGCGTTTGTCTGACGGTAACGAGTGTGAGTGACGGAAGTTATACCGTTACGGCTGTTGACGAAACCCTCAAAAAAACCAATTTAGGGAAGATTAAAACGGGCGATCGGGTCAACCTGGAACGATGTATGCCAGCTAATGGCCGTTTTGATGGGCACATTGTACAGGGGCACGTCGACCAGACCGGAATTTGTACGAATGTTCAGGATTTAAATGGTAGCTGGCTATTCGACTTTCGGTATGAACCCGACACGGCGGGCAATGTAACCGTCGAAAAAGGGTCCATTTGTATTAATGGCGTTAGTTTAACCGTTTTTAACTCGCAAACCGATCAGTTTCGGGTAACAATCATTCCATACACCCATGAGCATACCACATTTAGTGATCTCAAGGTCGGCGATGTAGTCAATCTGGAATTTGATATTATCGGGAAGTACATTAAAAAAATGCTTGGCGGCTATCAATAA
- a CDS encoding class I SAM-dependent DNA methyltransferase, translating into MIGRSEEYAKMFELEGQLWWYRNLHERVVTALERQFGDRRDIQILDAGCGTGGMLDFLRRRGYTQLRGIDGSTDAVAFCNERGFSVTFLDLTTLASFEPAIQYDAIICNDVFCYFTESELPPLLLALARRLKSEGILVSNNNAFSVFEGQHDIAVGILRRFVLTDFEQLMPPTGLRIQRATYWSFVLSPMILLMRRWQRLQLRLGWQKPENAQSDVYLPSHWLNETLYRIVRTEQKFMSRTPFGSSLFMVVSSQHPSVK; encoded by the coding sequence ATGATTGGTCGTTCAGAAGAATATGCGAAAATGTTCGAGCTGGAAGGCCAATTGTGGTGGTACCGAAACCTTCACGAACGTGTTGTAACAGCTCTTGAGCGACAATTTGGTGATCGCCGGGATATTCAAATTCTGGATGCCGGTTGTGGTACAGGTGGGATGCTCGATTTCTTACGTCGGCGGGGTTACACACAGCTTCGTGGAATTGATGGATCGACAGATGCCGTGGCGTTTTGCAACGAGCGTGGCTTCTCGGTTACGTTTTTGGATTTGACGACACTCGCCAGCTTTGAGCCTGCAATTCAATATGACGCCATTATCTGCAATGATGTATTTTGCTACTTTACCGAATCCGAGCTGCCACCGCTTTTGTTGGCGTTAGCGCGCCGGTTAAAATCTGAGGGTATTTTGGTGAGCAACAATAATGCGTTTTCCGTATTTGAGGGGCAGCACGATATTGCTGTTGGCATACTACGACGGTTTGTTCTAACCGATTTTGAGCAACTAATGCCGCCAACTGGATTACGAATACAGCGGGCAACGTATTGGAGCTTTGTGTTATCGCCCATGATTTTGCTTATGCGTAGATGGCAACGATTACAACTACGACTCGGCTGGCAAAAGCCCGAAAATGCCCAATCGGATGTGTACTTGCCTAGCCACTGGCTTAACGAGACGCTGTATCGAATTGTCCGAACCGAACAAAAATTCATGAGCCGAACCCCATTTGGTAGTTCGCTGTTTATGGTAGTCAGTAGTCAGCACCCGTCTGTCAAGTAA
- a CDS encoding sugar 3,4-ketoisomerase, giving the protein MAQLCELKTFTSGNGNLTVFEDVIPGTIQRVFYIYEAGKAARAGHRHVKSWNALVCLSGSCRVYCHNGTEEITYTLTNPRQCLVLKPEDWHIMDEFSPDAILLVVSNELYDKDDYIYEPYPNSRQINEAIMADSQ; this is encoded by the coding sequence ATGGCACAGCTTTGCGAATTAAAAACATTTACGTCAGGAAACGGCAATCTAACTGTTTTTGAAGATGTCATTCCAGGTACTATTCAGCGTGTTTTTTACATTTATGAAGCCGGGAAAGCAGCTCGTGCGGGCCATCGGCATGTAAAATCCTGGAATGCACTTGTTTGCTTAAGCGGAAGTTGCCGAGTATACTGCCATAATGGTACCGAAGAAATTACCTACACGCTAACAAATCCGCGCCAGTGCCTTGTCCTGAAGCCTGAAGACTGGCATATCATGGATGAGTTTTCGCCTGATGCCATCCTGCTGGTAGTTTCAAATGAGCTATATGATAAAGACGATTACATCTACGAGCCTTATCCAAATAGCCGGCAGATTAATGAAGCGATTATGGCCGATTCGCAATGA